The Candidatus Culexarchaeum yellowstonense genome includes a window with the following:
- a CDS encoding DUF998 domain-containing protein — MGFKGSFVKIARVCGFITSLVSYGMIFLAIMNAPWFSWYRNALSDLGARAPSDLYFNSGLILAGFLEALFSIGLFLNLRGIVGKASAVILFADSIALMCIGIFPETAGRIHFYVSVAFFLLYPIASILFGVYLISHGKDRLFGVLSVVMAFICLAIWFLVPWRSMGVTGVAIPEFLSSLVGCIWMIYIAYKYFE, encoded by the coding sequence ATGGGTTTTAAGGGTTCCTTTGTTAAGATTGCTAGGGTTTGCGGGTTTATAACTTCATTGGTTTCTTATGGTATGATCTTTTTGGCCATAATGAATGCCCCATGGTTTTCTTGGTATAGGAATGCTTTGAGTGATTTGGGTGCCAGAGCCCCCTCAGACTTGTATTTTAATTCGGGTTTGATTTTAGCTGGTTTTCTTGAAGCATTGTTTTCCATAGGGTTATTCCTAAATCTTAGGGGGATTGTTGGCAAGGCTTCTGCAGTGATATTATTTGCTGATTCCATTGCTTTGATGTGTATAGGGATATTCCCTGAAACTGCTGGTAGAATTCACTTTTACGTTTCAGTAGCCTTCTTCCTCCTATACCCCATTGCATCAATCTTGTTCGGGGTTTATCTTATTTCCCATGGAAAGGATAGATTATTTGGCGTTTTAAGTGTTGTCATGGCTTTCATTTGTCTAGCCATATGGTTTTTGGTGCCGTGGAGATCCATGGGGGTTACTGGAGTTGCAATTCCAGAGTTCTTATCATCACTGGTTGGTTGTATATGGATGATTTACATTGCATACAAGTACTTTGAATAA
- a CDS encoding 4Fe-4S dicluster domain-containing protein yields MKSVIMMGSENDLKTLFNKFKGKTTIIGPKIPDGEIAIRYCELNNYDEIPRGVEDYQEPGKYRLMQGDFFRHGFDSPKGYLHPPALKIVRVEKGLEIKPYNYDPKEIVFFGIKPCDAAAIRVMDKTFTWNKDAYYNAQREKITIIVENCTKPGKTCFCATMGTGPRATENFDIAYTRINGKVLFEAGSVKGEEILMEIETLKPASNEVIAEFIKVMDEAYEKAKAQFTTTNLPEKLEINIANENLWKELSEKCLACGNCTMVCPTCFCFDIYDESHLDEYVDRVRYWDSCFTYKYAEVAGGHFRPEIWAMYRQWMLHKFSYWKKQFDVFGCVGCGRCITWCPAGIDIRENVKKASGGCK; encoded by the coding sequence ATGAAAAGTGTCATCATGATGGGCTCTGAAAACGACCTAAAAACGCTCTTTAACAAATTTAAAGGAAAAACAACGATAATAGGACCAAAGATCCCAGATGGGGAAATTGCCATAAGATACTGTGAATTAAATAATTACGATGAAATACCGAGAGGAGTGGAGGATTACCAAGAACCCGGCAAATACAGGTTAATGCAAGGAGACTTTTTCAGACATGGTTTCGATTCCCCAAAGGGATATCTACATCCACCAGCATTAAAAATAGTTAGGGTAGAAAAGGGACTTGAAATAAAGCCATACAATTATGACCCGAAAGAAATTGTGTTTTTTGGCATAAAACCATGCGATGCAGCAGCAATAAGAGTTATGGATAAAACGTTCACATGGAATAAAGATGCATACTATAATGCCCAAAGAGAGAAGATAACGATAATAGTGGAAAACTGCACAAAACCTGGGAAAACATGCTTCTGCGCCACGATGGGAACAGGTCCCAGAGCCACTGAAAACTTTGACATAGCATACACAAGGATAAATGGGAAAGTATTATTTGAAGCTGGAAGCGTTAAGGGGGAGGAAATATTGATGGAAATTGAAACTTTAAAACCAGCATCAAATGAAGTTATAGCTGAATTCATCAAAGTGATGGATGAAGCATATGAAAAAGCAAAAGCACAATTCACAACAACAAACCTACCAGAAAAACTTGAAATAAACATTGCAAACGAAAACCTATGGAAAGAGTTATCTGAGAAGTGCCTCGCATGTGGAAATTGCACAATGGTATGTCCAACATGTTTCTGCTTCGACATATATGATGAATCACACCTAGACGAATACGTTGACAGAGTGAGATACTGGGATAGCTGCTTCACATACAAATATGCAGAAGTTGCTGGAGGACACTTCAGACCTGAAATATGGGCAATGTATAGGCAATGGATGCTACATAAATTCTCATACTGGAAAAAGCAGTTTGACGTTTTTGGATGCGTTGGATGTGGAAGATGCATAACTTGGTGTCCAGCTGGAATAGACATAAGGGAAAATGTTAAAAAAGCTTCTGGGGGGTGTAAATGA
- a CDS encoding Ni/Fe hydrogenase subunit alpha yields MNKRMEINIKPLTRVEGEGEVEIVVENGNVKKIQVEITEAPRFFEAFIRGRRYLEVPDFVARICGICPVPYMYSSSRAMEKILEINIPKEIQNLRKTLLFGEWISSHALHVFLLHAPDFMKLNDVIELAKIKPEIVRKALKLKAFGNYVMEKIGGRSVHPVSCRIGGFYRIIRREELEDIKRECKDKQEIAKELLEWILQLEIPKIKCDYEYLSLQDPEGEYPTIGGRIVSNKGINISEEEFEDKIEEFQVPYSTSLRCRIKGRGTYVTGPIARFNNNYKALRGEVRDVLEAYGFKAPLVNTYQSIIARTAEIYHSTLEIERLIDEYREPEKPYVEGKVKAGWGCGASEAPRGILYHSYGINSEGYVEKARIIAPTTQNLAHIEQDILVQIPEIISKPIEEAQLNVEMIVRNYDPCISCSVHAIKVKIIKN; encoded by the coding sequence ATGAATAAAAGGATGGAAATAAACATAAAACCATTAACGAGAGTGGAGGGTGAAGGCGAAGTCGAAATAGTAGTGGAAAATGGAAATGTGAAGAAGATACAAGTGGAAATAACTGAGGCACCAAGATTCTTCGAAGCATTCATAAGGGGAAGAAGGTATTTGGAAGTACCAGATTTTGTGGCAAGGATATGTGGAATATGCCCAGTACCATACATGTACAGCAGTAGCAGAGCAATGGAGAAGATACTTGAAATAAATATTCCAAAGGAAATTCAAAATCTAAGGAAAACATTACTATTTGGGGAGTGGATAAGCAGCCACGCACTACACGTATTCCTATTACATGCACCAGACTTCATGAAACTAAATGACGTAATAGAATTGGCAAAAATAAAGCCGGAAATAGTTAGAAAAGCACTAAAGCTGAAAGCCTTCGGAAACTATGTTATGGAAAAAATTGGGGGAAGATCAGTACACCCAGTTTCATGCAGAATTGGAGGATTCTACAGGATAATAAGGAGGGAAGAGCTTGAAGACATCAAGAGGGAATGCAAAGATAAACAAGAAATTGCAAAAGAATTATTAGAATGGATACTCCAGCTAGAAATTCCTAAAATAAAATGTGACTACGAATACCTATCACTACAAGATCCCGAAGGGGAATACCCAACCATAGGCGGAAGAATAGTATCCAATAAGGGGATAAACATATCTGAAGAAGAATTTGAAGACAAAATAGAAGAATTCCAAGTACCATACTCCACATCGCTAAGGTGCAGAATAAAGGGGAGGGGGACATACGTAACTGGCCCAATAGCAAGATTCAACAACAACTACAAAGCTCTAAGAGGAGAGGTGAGAGACGTATTGGAAGCATATGGATTTAAAGCACCTCTAGTGAACACATATCAAAGCATAATAGCCAGAACGGCAGAGATATACCATTCAACATTAGAAATAGAGAGACTTATAGATGAATATAGAGAACCAGAGAAACCATACGTAGAGGGGAAAGTTAAAGCTGGATGGGGATGCGGAGCCTCAGAAGCACCTAGAGGAATACTATATCATTCATACGGGATAAACAGTGAAGGATACGTGGAGAAGGCAAGGATAATAGCTCCAACCACACAAAACTTGGCACACATCGAGCAAGATATACTAGTACAAATTCCAGAAATAATTAGCAAGCCAATAGAGGAAGCACAGTTAAATGTGGAGATGATAGTGAGAAATTACGATCCATGCATATCATGCTCAGTACATGCCATAAAAGTGAAAATAATTAAAAACTAA
- a CDS encoding cation:proton antiporter — protein sequence MSVNISIFLLFAFTVFLGYLGNLFYVKTKVPDVIWLLLFGFIIGPVFKLYDPEPFIRASPLMSIIALCIILFDAGINMDLDTFIKVFSRSLLLAFMYYFVNMILVAALLYSVLSGSISFLNCLLLGAMLNTSPVTLSSLFHSLKRLNFDFKDVENTLLLESVLSTSLSFICVITLIRLIMSPELPLVDSFRNIFLSFIFSMGFGSLSGCFWSFVLNKIRGQKFNYILTIAMVFLIYVVSEGVVESSGALTLLFFGLLLVNSDSIFSKLGFRKTFEIEISHLREFHEEITFLLKSFFFVYVGLITNISLNYLFIGLGVSLMVLCSRLLVVRLYGYMFKLSVVESDIIKFSIANGLSTLVASRLPLIYDPKGLFIGDPELYNNVCFVVVIVSVLISMFITPYIASRDIKLISKSVNSNM from the coding sequence TTGTCTGTTAATATAAGCATATTTCTTTTATTTGCTTTCACAGTTTTTCTTGGATATTTGGGGAACCTATTTTATGTTAAAACTAAGGTTCCAGATGTGATTTGGCTTTTACTTTTCGGTTTTATTATTGGTCCAGTATTTAAATTGTATGATCCTGAACCATTTATAAGGGCTTCCCCACTTATGAGCATAATAGCTTTATGTATAATCCTATTTGATGCTGGTATAAACATGGATTTAGATACTTTCATTAAAGTCTTTTCCAGAAGCTTACTTTTGGCATTCATGTACTATTTTGTGAACATGATTCTTGTTGCAGCTCTCTTATATTCTGTTCTTAGTGGTTCTATAAGTTTTCTAAATTGCCTACTTCTAGGTGCAATGTTGAATACCAGTCCTGTAACTCTTTCAAGCCTCTTCCATTCACTTAAACGTTTAAATTTTGATTTTAAGGATGTGGAGAATACCCTATTATTGGAGTCTGTGCTTTCCACGTCCTTAAGTTTCATTTGCGTTATAACGTTAATTAGGCTGATTATGTCTCCAGAGTTGCCTCTTGTCGATAGTTTTAGGAATATATTTTTATCCTTCATCTTCTCCATGGGTTTTGGTTCTCTAAGTGGATGTTTTTGGAGTTTTGTTTTAAATAAGATTAGGGGGCAGAAGTTCAATTATATTTTAACCATAGCTATGGTTTTCTTAATATACGTTGTTTCTGAGGGTGTTGTGGAGTCTTCTGGGGCTCTCACACTATTGTTCTTTGGTTTGCTCTTAGTTAATAGTGATTCCATTTTTAGTAAGCTTGGATTTAGAAAAACGTTTGAAATTGAAATAAGTCATTTACGGGAATTTCATGAGGAAATAACTTTCCTCCTAAAATCCTTCTTCTTTGTGTATGTGGGTTTAATTACCAATATATCCCTCAACTATCTGTTTATTGGTTTAGGTGTGTCATTGATGGTTTTATGCTCTAGACTTCTCGTCGTTAGATTGTATGGTTATATGTTTAAATTGAGTGTAGTTGAATCTGACATAATTAAATTCTCCATAGCTAATGGTCTATCAACTCTAGTTGCTTCTAGGCTTCCATTAATTTACGATCCAAAGGGACTGTTTATTGGCGACCCTGAGCTCTATAATAATGTCTGCTTTGTAGTCGTTATTGTAAGCGTTCTTATTAGCATGTTTATAACGCCATATATTGCTTCAAGAGATATTAAATTGATATCTAAGAGTGTAAATTCCAACATGTAA
- a CDS encoding alanine--glyoxylate aminotransferase family protein: protein MSERSLLMIPGPTLFEPSVLRELSVTTLSHTSKEFIQIFNETLKNLRKIVFVDENYKTVILAGSGTLAMETSTTNFIKSGDKILVVSNGYFGDRMIELLSRYPVKVDILKVNEPGSRVETEKILEKLDEEKYSLITVTHVDTSTGVKQELKSLGEEVKKHHDETLLVVDGVCSVAGEELYMKDWGIDVLFTGSQKALGVPPGLAMIWLSPKALEKLKETKSTLTPYYMDLNRWIKVMEAHEELKPAYFATPAVNLIMALNKSLKLILEEGMDKRFRRHKTLSKAFRAGIRGIGLNVMAKNEDYAASTVTAIHLPQNIEVQQFLAEMQKRNIIVAGGLYPNIKYFRVGHMGPVNANDILATIGAIERSLHKLGTPIELGKGLTEAQKILTKEDM, encoded by the coding sequence TTGAGTGAAAGATCTCTACTCATGATTCCAGGACCAACATTATTTGAACCATCAGTACTAAGGGAATTAAGTGTAACAACACTAAGCCACACATCAAAGGAATTCATACAAATATTCAATGAAACACTGAAAAACCTAAGGAAAATAGTGTTTGTGGATGAAAACTATAAAACAGTAATCCTCGCTGGAAGCGGAACATTAGCCATGGAAACAAGCACAACAAACTTCATAAAAAGCGGAGACAAAATACTTGTGGTATCCAATGGATACTTTGGAGATCGAATGATAGAACTGCTATCAAGATACCCAGTTAAAGTGGATATCCTTAAAGTAAATGAACCAGGAAGCAGAGTGGAAACTGAAAAGATATTGGAGAAGCTAGATGAAGAGAAATACAGCCTAATAACAGTAACCCACGTGGATACAAGCACAGGAGTAAAACAAGAATTGAAAAGCCTTGGAGAAGAAGTGAAAAAACATCATGACGAAACGCTACTAGTAGTGGATGGAGTATGTAGCGTGGCTGGAGAAGAATTGTACATGAAAGATTGGGGAATAGACGTACTCTTCACTGGAAGCCAGAAGGCATTGGGAGTACCGCCTGGATTAGCCATGATATGGCTATCGCCAAAAGCATTGGAAAAACTTAAAGAAACAAAATCCACCCTTACACCATACTACATGGATTTAAATAGATGGATAAAAGTTATGGAAGCCCATGAAGAACTTAAACCAGCATACTTCGCTACACCAGCAGTAAACCTAATAATGGCATTAAACAAGAGCTTAAAACTAATATTAGAAGAAGGAATGGATAAGAGGTTTAGGAGGCATAAAACACTCTCAAAAGCCTTCAGAGCAGGCATTAGAGGCATAGGCTTAAATGTTATGGCGAAAAATGAGGATTACGCTGCATCAACAGTAACGGCCATACACCTACCACAAAACATAGAAGTACAACAATTCCTAGCGGAAATGCAGAAGAGGAATATAATAGTAGCTGGAGGATTATACCCAAACATAAAGTACTTCAGAGTTGGACATATGGGGCCAGTCAACGCCAACGACATACTAGCCACAATAGGGGCAATAGAGAGAAGCCTACATAAACTCGGTACACCAATAGAACTTGGAAAAGGATTAACCGAAGCACAAAAAATACTGACGAAAGAAGACATGTGA
- a CDS encoding aminotransferase class I/II-fold pyridoxal phosphate-dependent enzyme — translation MRIVDLRSDTVTIPPKEALATILEAPLGDDVYREDPTVNRLEAMAAEIFEKEAALLVTSGTQANLISVMAHTKRGDEVIVEYDSHIYNYEVGGMSWIAGVHPRPIRGVRGFMDPAAIEAAIRPKDIHCGETTLLCVENTHNRAGGAVITPKQMEAMAEVARRHGLKVYVDGARIFNAAVALGVKPSKLVEYADSLSFCLSKGLAGPVGSLMVGPKDFIERARKIRKALGAGMRKAGVIAAPGIWVLEHMVDRLKEDHENARKLALGLSKIKEISIDLDSVQTNIVIFELKEISAKVFVEALAKRGVKCGAIGPRRIRMVTHYGITSEDIDYALKAVKAVVDDLSE, via the coding sequence TTGAGGATTGTGGATTTGAGGAGTGATACTGTCACTATTCCGCCTAAGGAAGCTTTAGCCACCATTCTTGAAGCTCCATTGGGTGATGATGTTTACCGTGAGGATCCAACTGTTAATAGGCTTGAGGCTATGGCTGCTGAGATATTTGAGAAGGAGGCTGCTTTGCTTGTTACGAGTGGGACGCAGGCTAACTTGATATCTGTTATGGCTCACACTAAGCGTGGAGATGAAGTTATTGTTGAGTATGATTCGCATATCTACAATTATGAGGTTGGTGGGATGTCTTGGATTGCAGGTGTTCATCCAAGACCTATAAGGGGTGTTAGGGGTTTCATGGATCCAGCTGCCATAGAAGCTGCCATTAGACCTAAGGATATTCATTGTGGTGAAACCACATTGCTCTGTGTTGAGAATACCCATAATAGGGCTGGAGGTGCTGTTATAACGCCTAAGCAGATGGAGGCTATGGCTGAGGTTGCTAGGAGGCATGGTTTGAAGGTTTATGTTGATGGTGCAAGGATATTTAATGCTGCGGTGGCTCTTGGAGTTAAGCCTTCAAAGCTTGTTGAGTATGCCGATTCCCTTAGCTTCTGTCTTTCCAAGGGTTTAGCTGGGCCAGTTGGCTCTCTTATGGTTGGACCTAAAGATTTCATTGAGCGTGCTAGGAAAATCCGTAAGGCTCTTGGTGCTGGTATGAGGAAAGCTGGAGTTATAGCTGCACCTGGGATATGGGTTTTAGAGCATATGGTGGATCGTTTAAAGGAAGATCATGAGAATGCCCGTAAACTAGCTCTTGGACTTTCAAAGATAAAGGAGATATCCATTGATTTAGATTCAGTTCAAACCAACATTGTGATTTTCGAGTTGAAGGAGATTAGTGCAAAGGTTTTTGTGGAGGCTTTAGCTAAGAGGGGTGTTAAATGTGGTGCTATTGGTCCACGTAGGATTCGTATGGTTACACACTATGGCATTACTTCTGAAGATATTGATTATGCATTGAAAGCCGTTAAAGCAGTTGTAGATGATTTATCCGAATGA
- a CDS encoding FAD/NAD(P)-binding protein yields the protein MMVYKEYILKKALISKVTQETKDTYTYHIKPLEDEIEGAPGQFNILYPYGGGEAPISISGMENGEIMHTIRFVGAVTRMLSKMKEGEIIGLRGPYGNTWPLNESRKQDILIVAGGIGLAPLRPVIMEVKRNRSEYGKLMILYGARTPQDLLYRREFEEYNKIEDCEFHVTVDKGDETWTGNVGVVTTLIPKVEVDPKNTIAMVCGPEIMMKFTVKDLMEKKGLDASRIYISMERRMRCGIGQCGHCQVGPFFICKDGPVFQYTKIKRYFEVKYI from the coding sequence ATGATGGTTTACAAGGAATACATTCTGAAAAAAGCATTAATAAGTAAGGTGACGCAGGAAACGAAGGACACATACACATACCACATAAAGCCATTAGAAGATGAAATTGAAGGGGCTCCTGGGCAATTCAACATACTATACCCCTATGGAGGGGGAGAAGCACCAATATCCATTAGTGGAATGGAAAATGGGGAAATTATGCATACAATAAGGTTTGTTGGGGCAGTAACCAGAATGCTAAGTAAAATGAAGGAGGGAGAAATAATTGGTTTAAGGGGACCTTATGGAAACACATGGCCATTAAATGAAAGCAGAAAACAAGATATACTGATAGTTGCGGGCGGAATAGGGCTAGCCCCACTAAGACCAGTAATAATGGAAGTCAAGAGGAATAGATCAGAATATGGTAAATTGATGATATTGTATGGCGCAAGAACACCGCAAGACCTACTATATAGAAGGGAATTTGAAGAGTATAACAAAATAGAAGATTGCGAATTCCATGTAACAGTGGATAAGGGGGATGAGACATGGACTGGGAATGTGGGGGTTGTAACAACACTAATACCAAAAGTAGAAGTAGACCCGAAAAACACCATAGCAATGGTATGCGGACCAGAAATCATGATGAAATTCACAGTGAAAGATTTAATGGAGAAGAAGGGGCTGGATGCATCAAGAATATACATATCTATGGAGAGACGCATGAGATGCGGTATAGGGCAATGTGGACACTGTCAAGTTGGACCATTCTTCATATGTAAAGATGGCCCAGTATTCCAATACACAAAAATAAAGAGGTACTTCGAGGTGAAATACATATGA
- the serS gene encoding serine--tRNA ligase gives MWSMLYLLRNNPDRIKASQRARGLDEFVVDKALELDLRWRRTLTSVNELRREHNKISREIANLSGEERVKRLEEARKLAEKIAIEEKVLRDLEEERTRMLLGIPNVIHESVPVGKSEEDNVPIRFYGKPKVFRDFLDDFLKQVKGFNVDYEVIDWKPKGHADMLDFLGLGDTVKAGEVATSRFYYLFDDLVWLDFALLLYAIDFLSQQGFRVILPPYMLRRSAYEGVTTLSDFEEALYKIEGEDLFLIATSEHSIAAYHMNDLLDEDSLPLLYAGVSACFRKEAGAHGKDTKGIFRVHQFNKIEQFVFCMPEDSWDWIERLIGNAEKLWSGLEIPYRVVNICSGELSAVVAKRYDLEAWMPAQGKYREMVSCSNCLDWQSYRLNIRFQRKGEKGLERGYVHTLNSTAIASTRAITAILENYQEPDGCVVVPKVLRPYLEMFKKAPKEVIYPIKGKVGKK, from the coding sequence ATGTGGAGTATGCTTTATCTGCTTAGGAATAATCCTGATAGAATTAAAGCTTCTCAACGTGCTAGGGGTTTGGATGAGTTTGTTGTTGATAAGGCTTTAGAATTGGATTTAAGGTGGCGTAGGACTTTAACTAGTGTTAATGAGTTGAGGAGGGAGCATAATAAGATTTCACGGGAAATTGCCAATCTGAGTGGTGAGGAGAGAGTTAAAAGGCTTGAGGAGGCTCGTAAGTTGGCTGAGAAAATTGCGATTGAAGAGAAGGTTTTGAGGGATTTAGAGGAGGAGCGCACCAGAATGCTTCTCGGAATCCCGAATGTCATTCATGAGTCTGTCCCAGTTGGCAAGTCTGAGGAGGATAATGTTCCAATAAGATTTTATGGTAAACCCAAAGTTTTTAGGGACTTCTTGGATGATTTCTTGAAGCAGGTTAAGGGGTTCAATGTTGATTATGAGGTTATTGATTGGAAGCCTAAGGGTCATGCTGATATGCTTGATTTTCTCGGTTTAGGTGATACTGTTAAGGCTGGTGAGGTGGCTACATCTAGATTCTACTACCTATTCGATGATCTTGTTTGGCTTGATTTTGCACTACTCCTATACGCCATAGATTTCCTGTCTCAGCAAGGATTTAGAGTCATTTTGCCACCATACATGCTTAGGAGGTCTGCTTATGAGGGTGTTACCACCTTAAGTGATTTTGAGGAGGCTTTGTATAAGATTGAGGGTGAAGATCTATTCTTGATTGCTACAAGTGAGCATTCCATTGCAGCTTATCATATGAATGATCTGCTGGATGAGGATAGTCTTCCACTTCTTTATGCTGGTGTTAGTGCATGTTTTAGGAAGGAGGCTGGGGCTCATGGTAAAGATACCAAGGGGATATTTAGAGTTCATCAATTCAATAAAATTGAGCAATTCGTCTTCTGTATGCCTGAGGATTCATGGGATTGGATTGAGCGGCTAATTGGGAATGCTGAGAAGCTTTGGAGTGGTTTGGAAATACCATATAGAGTTGTGAATATCTGTTCTGGGGAGTTGAGTGCTGTTGTTGCTAAGAGGTATGATTTGGAAGCTTGGATGCCTGCTCAAGGTAAGTATAGGGAGATGGTTTCATGTAGCAACTGTTTGGATTGGCAGAGCTATCGTCTCAACATTAGGTTTCAGAGGAAGGGGGAGAAGGGGTTGGAGAGGGGATATGTGCATACGCTTAACTCCACAGCTATTGCTTCCACTAGAGCTATAACTGCCATATTGGAGAATTATCAGGAGCCTGATGGCTGTGTAGTTGTACCTAAAGTTTTGAGGCCTTATCTTGAAATGTTCAAGAAGGCTCCTAAAGAAGTTATATATCCAATTAAGGGTAAAGTGGGAAAAAAGTAA
- a CDS encoding oxidoreductase produces the protein MKIAIFKFASCSGCQLELLNLEEELLEIAGKVEIAYFVEASRNLMKGPYDISLVEGSVSTPEQLEELHKIREESKYLIAIGSCATAGGIQALRNWAQLEEYKKIVYPNPEWIKALEKSTPLSEHVKVDFEIRGCPINRKQLLWVLSQIIIGREPFLPTHSLCIQCKIKGYTCVIVAKGEPCLGPVVMAGCGALCPSFQRPCYACYGPSDLPQTTKLAQQFMERELSKKDISLLFKKFECWRPKFKEVVEKYE, from the coding sequence ATGAAAATTGCAATATTCAAATTTGCAAGTTGTAGCGGATGCCAACTTGAACTACTAAACCTAGAAGAAGAACTACTGGAGATAGCGGGTAAAGTTGAAATAGCATATTTTGTGGAGGCTTCAAGAAATCTCATGAAAGGACCATACGACATATCCCTCGTGGAGGGGAGCGTATCAACACCGGAACAGCTTGAGGAATTACATAAGATAAGGGAGGAATCAAAGTACTTGATAGCAATAGGATCATGCGCCACTGCAGGTGGAATACAAGCCCTTAGAAACTGGGCTCAACTTGAAGAATACAAGAAGATCGTATATCCAAATCCAGAATGGATAAAAGCTCTGGAGAAATCCACACCACTATCAGAACATGTGAAAGTTGATTTTGAAATAAGAGGGTGCCCAATAAACAGGAAGCAATTACTATGGGTTTTAAGTCAAATAATAATTGGAAGAGAACCATTTCTACCCACACACAGCTTATGCATACAATGCAAAATAAAGGGGTATACATGCGTAATAGTGGCAAAGGGGGAACCATGCCTAGGACCAGTGGTAATGGCCGGATGCGGAGCACTATGCCCAAGCTTCCAAAGACCATGCTACGCATGCTATGGACCGTCAGACTTACCACAAACAACAAAACTAGCACAACAATTCATGGAGAGAGAATTGAGCAAGAAGGATATCTCATTGTTATTCAAGAAATTTGAATGCTGGAGACCCAAATTCAAGGAGGTGGTGGAGAAATATGAATAA